From Xiphophorus couchianus chromosome 4, X_couchianus-1.0, whole genome shotgun sequence, a single genomic window includes:
- the dut gene encoding deoxyuridine 5'-triphosphate nucleotidohydrolase, mitochondrial encodes MKGIQVNDLLRCLSVSKTAPRFFERQFHTQMLSQNKDLSTVSPSKRARTETKPEDEKYVLRFSKLSDFATTPTRGSAKAAGYDLYSAYDYSIGPLDKAIVKTDIQIAVPHGCYGRVAPRSGLAAKHFIDVGAGVVDEDYRGNVGVVLFNFGKETFEVKKGDRVAQLVCEKICYPDLVEEETLDETVRGAGGFGSTGRN; translated from the exons ATGAAAGGAATACAGGTCAACGACCTCCTGCGATGCTTATCGGTGTCCAAAACTGCTCCGCGTTTCTTTGAAAGACAGTTTCACACGCAGATGCTCTCTCAAAACAAAG ACTTGTCCACAGTATCTCCATCCAAGAGAgcaagaacagaaacaaagccTGAAGATGAAAAATATGTGCTTAGATTTTCTAAACTTTCGGATTTTGCAACAACACCTACACGAGGTTCTGCAAAAGCAGCAGGATATGATCTCTACAG TGCTTATGATTACTCCATTGGTCCCCTGGATAAGGCGATTGTGAAGACAGACATCCAGATTGCTGTTCCTCATGGCTGTTACGGCAGAGTTG CACCAAGATCTGGACTGGCAGCTAAACACTTCATTGATGTTGGTG ctGGTGTTGTAGATGAAGATTACCGGGGTAATGTAGGAGTCGTGCTCTTCAACTTTGGCaaagaaacatttgaag TGAAAAAGGGCGACAGAGTTGCTCAGCTGGTGTGTGAGAAAATCTGCTACCCAGATCTGGTGGAGGAAGAG ACTCTCGATGAAACTGTTCGTGGTGCTGGAGGCTTTGGATCTACTGGGCGCAACTGA